The following coding sequences are from one Tachysurus vachellii isolate PV-2020 chromosome 7, HZAU_Pvac_v1, whole genome shotgun sequence window:
- the zgc:101810 gene encoding actin-related protein 2-B gives MDSAGRKVVVCDNGTGFVKCGFAGSNFPEHIFPALIGRPVIRSDTKVGNIMIKDLMVGDEASECRSMLEVSYPMENGMVRNWDDMLHLWDHTFGPDRLNINPSDCKVLLTEPPLNPLKNRQKIAEYMFETYKFHGIYIAIQAVLTLYAQGLLTGVVVDSGDGVTHICPVYEGFSLPHLTRRLDIAGRDITRYLIKLLLLRGYAFNQTADFETVRMMKEKLCFVGYNIEQEQKLSNETTFLVESYMLPDGRNIKVGGERFGAPEALFQPHLINIEGAGVAELLFNTIQAADIDLRADLYKHIVLSGGTTMYPGLPSRLERELKQLYLERVLKGDTEKLSKFKIRIEDPPRRKHMVFMGGAVLANIMKDKDSFWLSRAEYEEKGLKVLDKLGATK, from the exons ATGGACAGTGCGGGCAGGAAGGTGGTCGTCTGTGACAATGGCACCGGG TTTGTCAAGTGTGGATTTGCTGGGTCCAATTTCCCAGAGCACATCTTCCCAGCACTTATAGGACGTCCTGTCATACGCTCAGACACTAAAGTGGGAAATATAATGATCAAG GACCTGATGGTGGGAGATGAGGCGAGCGAATGCCGGTCAATGTTGGAGGTCTCCTATCCTATGGAGAACGGGATGGTACGTAACTGGGATGACATGCTTCACCTGTGGGATCACACTTTTGGACCAGATCGTCTGAACATCAATCCATCTGACTGTAAAGTGCTGTTGACAGAACCACCTCTGAACCCTCTGAAGAACCGGCAGAAGATTGCAGAGTACATGTTTGAGACTTACAAGTTTCATGGCATCTACATCGCCATCCAGGCTGTGCTGACACTCTATGCACAGG gtcTTCTGACAGGTGTGGTGGTGGACTCAGGTGATGGTGTTACTCATATCTGTCCTGTGTATGAGGGTTTCTCACTTCCCCACCTGACACGCAGGCTCGACATTGCAGGACGTGACATCACACGCTACCTCATCAAG CTTTTGCTGTTGAGGGGCTACGCCTTCAACCAAACAGCAGACTTTGAGACGGTGCGGATGATGAAGGAGAAACTGTGTTTTGTGGGTTATAACATAGAACAGGAGCAGAAACTGTCCAACGAGACGACTTTTTTGGTGGAGTCATACATG CTGCCAGATGGGCGCAACATAAAGGTTGGAGGTGAAAGATTTGGGGCTCCAGAGGCGCTTTTCCAGCCACATCTCATCAACATAGAGGGCGCCGGGGTGGCCGAGCTTCTCTTCAACACTATCCAAGCTGCTGACATCGACCTCAG GGCGGATTTGTACAAACATATCGTGCTGTCTGGAGGGACGACCATGTATCCCGGGCTGCCCTCCCGCCTGGAGAGAGAGCTCAAGCAGCTGTACCTAGAAAGAGTGCTGAAGGGAGACACAGAAAAGCTCTCA AAGTTTAAGATCCGGATCGAGGACCCTCCTCGCCGTAAGCACATGGTGTTCATGGGCGGAGCCGTGCTGGCCAACATCATGAAAGATAAAGATTCGTTCTGGTTGTCCAGAGCTGAGTATGAGGAAAAAGGCCTGAAAGTGCTCGACAAACTCGGAGCAACAAAATGA